In Mixophyes fleayi isolate aMixFle1 chromosome 4, aMixFle1.hap1, whole genome shotgun sequence, the following proteins share a genomic window:
- the LOC142152443 gene encoding mitochondrial inner membrane protease ATP23 homolog isoform X3 yields MNRVVTHELIHAFDHCRAHVDFLNNVQHLACSEIRAASLSGDCSLTNEVLRLKFGVKQHHQTCVRDRAVHSIMAARKFSQETAEKAVDEVFDSCFNDQEPFGRIPHTKTEANMAYREFKNRGRYYANI; encoded by the exons ATGAACCGAGTGGTTACACATGAGCTGATTCATGCATTTGATCACTGTCGTGCACACGTGGATTTTTTAAACAATGTTCAACATTTAGCCTGCTCTGAG ATCAGAGCTGCTAGTCTGAGTGGAGATTGCTCCCTTACCAATGAAGTTCTGCGGTTGAAATTCGGTGTTAAGCAGCATCATCAG ACTTGTGTACGAGACCGAGCTGTTCATTCCATTATGGCTGCAAGAAAATTCAGTCAAGAGACAGCGGAAAAGGCTGTGGATGAAGtgtttgattcatgtttcaatgaTCAAGAACCATTTGGTCGAATTCCTCATACTAAGACTGAGGCAAACATGGCATATAGAGAGTTTAAAAATCGGGGACGATATTATGCAAAtatttga
- the LOC142152443 gene encoding mitochondrial inner membrane protease ATP23 homolog isoform X1, giving the protein MGEDKPSDEQYGYHLFPQRDVRQPKRESLTSKLYGLKYRCKMRLGIAMDTSPHVKLLLDAMKQSGCTAFKDRHFACEECDGSVCGGFDSATSEIVLCQNNINDQPHMNRVVTHELIHAFDHCRAHVDFLNNVQHLACSEIRAASLSGDCSLTNEVLRLKFGVKQHHQTCVRDRAVHSIMAARKFSQETAEKAVDEVFDSCFNDQEPFGRIPHTKTEANMAYREFKNRGRYYANI; this is encoded by the exons ATGGGGGAAGATAAACCGTCAGATGAGCAGTATGGCTATCATCTGTTCCCGCAGAGGGACGTCCGTCAGCCAAAACGGGAATCACTGACGTCCAAACTATACGGGTTAAAGTATAGGTGCAAGATGAGGCTGGGGATTGCTATGGACACAA GTCCACATGTCAAGTTACTTTTAGATGCCATGAAACAATCTGGTTG TACAGCCTTCAAAGATAGACACTTTGCTTGTGAAGAATGTGATGGATCGGTGTGCGGAGGATTTGATTCAGCTACCTCTGAG attgtaTTATGTCAGAATAACATTAATGATCAACCACATATGAACCGAGTGGTTACACATGAGCTGATTCATGCATTTGATCACTGTCGTGCACACGTGGATTTTTTAAACAATGTTCAACATTTAGCCTGCTCTGAG ATCAGAGCTGCTAGTCTGAGTGGAGATTGCTCCCTTACCAATGAAGTTCTGCGGTTGAAATTCGGTGTTAAGCAGCATCATCAG ACTTGTGTACGAGACCGAGCTGTTCATTCCATTATGGCTGCAAGAAAATTCAGTCAAGAGACAGCGGAAAAGGCTGTGGATGAAGtgtttgattcatgtttcaatgaTCAAGAACCATTTGGTCGAATTCCTCATACTAAGACTGAGGCAAACATGGCATATAGAGAGTTTAAAAATCGGGGACGATATTATGCAAAtatttga
- the LOC142152443 gene encoding mitochondrial inner membrane protease ATP23 homolog isoform X2 yields MKQSGCTAFKDRHFACEECDGSVCGGFDSATSEIVLCQNNINDQPHMNRVVTHELIHAFDHCRAHVDFLNNVQHLACSEIRAASLSGDCSLTNEVLRLKFGVKQHHQTCVRDRAVHSIMAARKFSQETAEKAVDEVFDSCFNDQEPFGRIPHTKTEANMAYREFKNRGRYYANI; encoded by the exons ATGAAACAATCTGGTTG TACAGCCTTCAAAGATAGACACTTTGCTTGTGAAGAATGTGATGGATCGGTGTGCGGAGGATTTGATTCAGCTACCTCTGAG attgtaTTATGTCAGAATAACATTAATGATCAACCACATATGAACCGAGTGGTTACACATGAGCTGATTCATGCATTTGATCACTGTCGTGCACACGTGGATTTTTTAAACAATGTTCAACATTTAGCCTGCTCTGAG ATCAGAGCTGCTAGTCTGAGTGGAGATTGCTCCCTTACCAATGAAGTTCTGCGGTTGAAATTCGGTGTTAAGCAGCATCATCAG ACTTGTGTACGAGACCGAGCTGTTCATTCCATTATGGCTGCAAGAAAATTCAGTCAAGAGACAGCGGAAAAGGCTGTGGATGAAGtgtttgattcatgtttcaatgaTCAAGAACCATTTGGTCGAATTCCTCATACTAAGACTGAGGCAAACATGGCATATAGAGAGTTTAAAAATCGGGGACGATATTATGCAAAtatttga